One Vibrio gazogenes genomic region harbors:
- the ugpE gene encoding sn-glycerol-3-phosphate ABC transporter permease UgpE, with the protein MVEQRPLFKLFCHLTLILGIASVAFPVWLAIVATTHSNGDFATGTPLWFGHLGLDVFKALFSSGDKVNGSEFPLALMLTNSLIMALCITVGKLVISILSAYAVVFFRFPGRMLAFWVIFFTLMLPVEVRIMPTFEVITDLHMLNSFYGLTIPLIASATATFLFRQFFMTVPHELVEAARIDGAGPWRFFFDILLPLSRTNIAALFVITFIYGWNQYLWPLLITTDIKYYTIVMGIKQLLNVNDGIVEWNKIMAITLIAMLPPVLVVIGMQKAFVKGLVDAEK; encoded by the coding sequence ATGGTTGAACAAAGACCCTTATTCAAATTGTTTTGTCACCTGACGCTGATTCTCGGCATTGCTTCGGTTGCATTTCCCGTCTGGCTGGCAATTGTCGCAACCACACACAGCAATGGTGATTTCGCCACCGGCACACCACTATGGTTCGGTCATTTGGGGCTGGATGTATTCAAGGCACTGTTTTCCTCCGGCGATAAAGTCAATGGCTCCGAGTTCCCACTCGCGCTGATGCTGACCAATTCGTTAATCATGGCGCTCTGTATCACCGTCGGCAAACTGGTGATTTCGATCCTGTCGGCTTATGCCGTGGTGTTTTTCCGCTTTCCGGGCAGAATGCTGGCCTTCTGGGTGATCTTTTTCACGCTGATGTTGCCGGTCGAAGTGCGCATTATGCCGACCTTTGAAGTGATTACTGACTTACACATGCTCAATTCGTTTTACGGACTGACAATTCCGCTGATTGCCAGTGCGACCGCGACATTTCTGTTCCGTCAGTTTTTCATGACCGTGCCGCACGAGTTGGTCGAGGCTGCACGTATCGATGGCGCAGGGCCGTGGCGATTTTTCTTTGACATCTTGCTGCCGTTGTCTCGCACCAATATCGCGGCGCTGTTTGTAATTACCTTTATCTATGGCTGGAACCAGTATCTCTGGCCGTTACTGATTACCACCGATATCAAATACTACACCATCGTGATGGGCATTAAGCAGTTATTAAACGTCAATGATGGCATTGTGGAATGGAACAAAATTATGGCGATTACCCTGATTGCAATGCTGCCACCGGTGCTGGTGGTGATTGGTATGCAAAAAGCATTTGTGAAGGGTTTGGTCGATGCGGAGAAATAA
- the ugpA gene encoding sn-glycerol-3-phosphate ABC transporter permease UgpA — MSSQVVFKHRWLPLMLIAPQLFITFVFFLWPAGQAIVQSTQLEDAFGISTEFVGAENFLRLFVDSHYLGSLGTTFVFSSAVACLALISALVLAGVAENVVRGALAYRTLLIWPYAVAPVVAGSLWLFLFDPTIGIISDWIRLLGVDWNPKLNGTQALIMVVIAATWKQVSYNFLFFLAALQSVPKSLHEAAAIDGSGPIKRFLTISFPLITPTSFFLLVVNFVYAFFDTFAIIHAMTQGGPSNSTSTLVYKVYNDGFIGLDMGSSAAQSVILMIIVALLTVIQFKYVEKKVTY, encoded by the coding sequence ATGTCATCTCAAGTGGTGTTTAAGCATCGTTGGTTACCACTGATGCTTATCGCACCTCAACTGTTTATTACGTTTGTATTCTTTCTCTGGCCTGCCGGACAAGCGATTGTGCAGTCCACACAGCTCGAAGATGCCTTTGGCATATCAACCGAATTTGTCGGCGCCGAAAACTTTCTGCGTTTATTTGTCGATAGTCACTATCTTGGGTCGCTCGGCACCACGTTTGTGTTCAGTAGTGCGGTTGCCTGTCTGGCGTTAATAAGTGCGCTGGTGTTAGCGGGCGTAGCCGAAAATGTTGTCCGCGGGGCGCTGGCCTATCGAACGCTGCTGATCTGGCCGTATGCCGTCGCACCGGTGGTCGCAGGTTCACTGTGGCTGTTTCTGTTCGATCCGACCATCGGGATTATCAGCGACTGGATTCGTCTGCTTGGTGTTGACTGGAACCCGAAACTGAACGGCACACAGGCACTGATTATGGTTGTGATTGCCGCAACATGGAAACAAGTCAGCTACAATTTTCTGTTCTTTCTGGCGGCCTTGCAGTCGGTACCGAAGTCGCTGCATGAAGCAGCCGCCATTGATGGCAGCGGGCCGATCAAGCGTTTCCTGACGATTAGTTTTCCGCTGATCACGCCGACCAGTTTCTTTCTCTTGGTGGTGAATTTCGTGTATGCCTTCTTTGATACCTTCGCCATCATTCACGCCATGACTCAGGGCGGCCCGAGTAACAGCACCTCAACGCTGGTGTATAAAGTGTATAACGATGGTTTTATCGGGCTGGATATGGGCTCGTCGGCAGCACAGTCGGTCATTCTGATGATCATTGTCGCCCTGCTGACGGTGATTCAGTTTAAATATGTCGAGAAAAAGGTGACTTACTAA